The genome window GCTCACGGCGCTGATTATCCTTCTCGCGCTCGGCTACGCCCTTTTCCTTATCCTCAAGCCGCTGTTCGGCCTTCAGCACCTCGCCCCGCCGCTCCTTCAACTCTGCTTCTGCGATTTCGCGCAATTTCTGAGCTTCTTCACGCGCCTCTACCTGGGCAGCCCGCTTCATGGTCTCAATTTCTCTTGCTGCGTCAGCACGCAGCCTGTCTGCTTCGCTCCCGGCCGATGAGATGCTGGCATCCGTCATCATTTTTCTGAGATAGAAACCTGCTGCGAGAGCGATGATTGCGACTACTACCGCGATCAAAGCTGTGATAACTGGTGACATTTCCTACTCCGATCTCTTCATAACCCGGGTCCGGCACCAGCGCAAACAGGCTCCGGTAAACCCGCCGTCTCGTTGTGGCATCCACCCTGAAAATGCGAAAAGCCGAGCATCTGCTCGGCTCATTGGTTCCTTGTAAGACTCATCCCGGCCACCCAAATCAAGGGGCCTTCCGGATGCGGGTTAATATTTATAGTGAAAAAATAGTAATTTCTGTTTCACTAAGCCCGTTGGCTTGTGCTGTTTGCCAATGTCTGAATAACTAAGAAACCGAAGTAAATCGATAACGATTGTGAGCAGATGGTTGTCGAACGATTCATTCTAACGCCGCCAGGATAGCGGTGTCAATAAATCAGGGGGCACAGCCCAGCTGAAATGAGGCTGGGCGGCGATGCTGTTTGTATGGTTTCTGGATAAAGCGGGGCGCGGCTTCGCCGCGCCCCGCAAAGTCAGAGCTGGAACTTGCTTAAACCTCTGCTTTTGCAGAGTCTTTTACAGCCTCGTCGGTCATTTCCTCGATATTCTGGGGAACCGCGATGCCTACCGCCTGCAGCACTTCTCCCAGGATGGCGTCGCCGAGCGCGGGATGCTCCTTGAGGTATGCCTTGACGTTGTTACGGCCCTGCCCCAGGCGCTCGTCGCCATATGAGAAATAGGCGCCGCTCTTGTCGACTATTCCATGGGCCACGCCCATGTCGAGGATATTGCCCTCACGGGAGATGCCTTCGCCGTACATCACGTCGAACTCCGCCTGGCGGAACGGTGGTGCCATCTTGTTCTTGACCACCTTGGCCCGCACGCGGTTGCCGATAGCCTGGGTGCCTTCCTTGAGCGTCTCGATACGCCGCAGGTCCAGCCTTACCGAGGCATAGAACTTGAGCGCCTTGCCTCCGGGAGTGACCTCGGGGCTGCCGAACATCACGCCTATCTTCTCCCGCAACTGATTGGTGAAGAGGGCGACGGTACCGGTTTTGTTGAGAGTTCCTGCGAGTTTACGCAGAGCCTGCGACATCAGACGCGCCTGGAGGCCGACGTGCGAATCCCCCATCTCACCCTCGATCTCAGCCTTAGGTGTCAGGGCGGCCACCGAGTCGATCGCGACGATGTCGAGAGCGCCGCTGCGAATCAGCATCTCGGCTATCTCCAGCGCCTGCTCGCCGTAATCGGGCTGTGATACAAGCAGATCGTCTACGTTGACGCCGATCTGACGGGCATATGCAGGGTCCATGGCATGCTCGGCATCGATGAATGCGCAGATGCCGCCGCGCTTCTGGGCCTCGGCTATTATGTGATATACCATGGTCGTCTTGCCGGACGCCTCCGGGCCGTAGATCTCGATGACCCGGCCTCTCGGAACACCGCCGACGCCGAGGGCGATATCCAGCGCCAGTGATCCCGTGGGTATCACTCCCACCTGCACTCCGGCGCAGTCGTCACCCATACGCATGATGGATCCCTTGCCGAACTGCCGTTCGATCTGGCCCACTGCCGCTTCCAACGCTTTATCTTTCTCCACTTCTGCCTCCTGTTAAGTCAGTTGGACCGTTTTCAGAGCCTCATGCAAGGCCCCGCTTGCCTTCAGGATGCTATTATACAAGGTGACTCGGACGGCTGTAAATTTTACCGGTTCGGGGTGGATCTCCGACAGGTCCATTTGGCTGCGGCCACGAGCCCGGGCCACGGTCACATGGGGAAGGAATCCTCTTTTTTCCGGCTTGTACAACCCCTTGGCGACGAGTCCTGCCGCCAGTTCACCGTGGAGAGCCACCAGACGCCCTGAGGGCTCCGTACACTCAACCGCGATGACCCTGGGGCTTCTGCCATGGGGTAATCCGATGAGACGCTCAGCCGTCATCTCGAATGACCGGAGCGATTCCAGTTCATCCAGCTGCACCGCGGCCAGATCACGCTCTTTCTCATCCTTCTGCCCCAGGAACGCCAGGGTTATATGAAGCTGGTCCGAAGGTGTCAGCCTCAAGGTATGATCTGAGGCAAGATGATCCTGCTGCCAGCCCACAAGGCTGAGAACAGCGTCCGCCGGAATCTCTACCGCGACGAACAACCGCCAGGACGGCCGTTGCCGCTGGCCTCCGGCGCCCCTGCCGGGCAGGCTACGGCCTTCGGCATAACGCTCGCCCCTGCCCTGCCGCCGTGAGGGCCTGGCCGGATAATCCCTAGCCATCGCGCGGCAATCCCAGACTGATTCTCAGAGCTTCATCAACTGCGGCCATCGTCTCCGCAGACAGAGTCCCCAGTATTTCGCCGAGGCTGTACTTCTCGATCGTCATGAGCTGATTGAGGCAGACGGCCCCCAGCCCGGGCGCAGATCCGCGGGGAATTTCTACCATAACCGGAAATTCGCGGCCGGAAGTGTCGGCCGTGACGCAGGCGACGATCACCGAGTCACCATACCGGTTGCCAATATCATTCTGTATGACCAGGACTGGCCGCGAGACCTTTCCTGCCACTCCGGCACAATCACGCAAGCTCGCCGAGTAGACCTGACCCCTGCGAATATCGCCATCAGCGTCCGTTACCATTTCACCAGGATCTTTATGATGCTCCCTCCCAGGAGATCTTTCAGCGCTATCACCGGGGCCAACTCTCAGGCCAGCATCCTCCTTCGCCGGAAGATCCTCCGGCAGAACCACCAGCCATCTGTCGATAACCCTCGGCCAGCAGCTTCTCTTCCTCGTCGGTAAAATAAGCGGCTACAGCCTCACACACCATGTCGCTCCGGGTACGGCCCAGCTCGGCAGCCCTGCGATCGAGCTCAGCCAGCATATTCTCTGGGATGGTTATCGATGTACGTGCTTTTTTCCTTGCCAAGACGCTTCCTGTCATACGTTTTGTATTACTTCGCGTATGATATATCCCGAAACTTACTGTGTCAAGACATGCAAAAGGGGCGCTGCCACGGCGCCCCTCCTGTTTACTTTATATGGCTTCCCGGCCATTAGGACGTATTGGTGAGCAGCTCCCTGACGGCCCTGAGCAGCTCCGGCATGACATATGGCTTCTGGAGGAAGCGATATCCCCTGGACTGCACCACGCTCCAGTCAACAGCAGTATCCGCATAGCCGCTCGAAAGCAGGACGGCGAGTTCCGGCTTGTGCGATTTCAGATTCTCCACAAGCGTTAGCCCATTCTCTCCCGGCAGTACGATATCGCTGAGGACCAGCTGGAAATCTCCTTTTTCGCTGGCGAATCTGGCGAAAGCTTCAGCCGCGTCATGAGCGCCGATAACCTCGTAACCGCTCTCACGCAACATCTTCTCCGTTATATGCCGGACTGCATCGTCATCTTCGACCAGAAGGATCCGCTCGCCAAGGCTGCTGTAATCATCGGTGCCGGAATCGAATGTTTCCTCAGCCGTCTCCTCGATCGCGGACGCCGGCAGGAAGATAGTAAAAGTGGTGCCCATCCCGGGGATGCTGTCCACGTCTATCCAGCCGTCATGATGCATGATGATGCCGTATACTGCTGAAAGTCCAAGCCCCTCAGTCTTCCCGCCCTTTGCCGCGTAAAAAGGCTCGAAGACATGTGCCAGCGTCAGGCTGTCCATGCCCTGGCCGGAATCGCTTACCGAAAGAGTCACGAATTCGCCCGCCCTTGCTTCCGGGTGATCGCTCATGTATTCGGGACCTACAACACCATTGCAGGTTGTGATGGTTATCTCCCCGCCGTCCTGTATGTAAGAGCCAGAGTTCAGAGCGAGATTGACAATAGCCTGGCTCAGAGTACCCATATCGCCATGGACCATCTTCAGATCATCCGAGAGGCTTTCGACCAGGGTGACATTGTCGCCTATAAGCCGCTTGATCATGCCCTCTACTCCCCTGACCGTCTTATTCAGGTTCACGGGCCGCATGTTCACGGGCTGATGACGGCTGAAAAGCAGAAGCTGGCTTGTCAGATCAGCAGCACTTTCACTGGCGGCTCTCGCTTCCCGCAGATTATTCACAAGAACTGAATCTTCAGCATGCTCGTTGATCGCCAGATCGATGTATCCCTGGATAGTGGTGAGATAGTTGTTGTAGTCGTGGGCTATGCCACCGGCCAGCCTGCCGACACTGTCCATCTTCTGTGACTGCAGGAGCTGCTGCTCCATGTGCTTCTGTTCGGTGATGTCATGGATGGTCCCGTGAAATGCGGTGACACCGCCATTCTCATCCTTGACCACCTCGGCAGTCACAGTCACTATAACCTCGGTTCCATCCTTTCTGCGCATTATTATCTCCTGGTCCTTGAGGAAACCAGACTCCTCTAAAGCCCGACGCTGCGTCTCACGATCTTCCTCACGGGGATAAAGATCACTGGTCTTGATGTGGAGCATCTCCTCCCGGGAATTGAAGCCGAAAAGCTTAACGCCCGCTGGATTGATATCTGTGAAGAATCCCGCTGGTGTTGAGATAAAGATCACATCTTTTGACTTCTCGAACAGATCGCGGTATTTCTTCTCACTCTCATTTGATGCGATCTCGATACGCCTGAGTTTACTAACGGTCTTTTCCAGACGTCTGGCATATAGCGCCATGGCGCCGAACAGGACGGCCGCAATAAGCGCCGTTATGCCGCCCACGATAATGTGCTCTTCGTCGAAATATTCGATGTCCGGATGGGTCACAGCGTCAACGAGCGCCCCAAGGTTTCCCATCAGGACGACCACGAATATGAAGATCACGACGCGGATCAAGATCCTGCTTTTTTCTGCTGCCGGCCCTTTGGTGTCGGCTTTCATATCCATGGAAACCTCAGCCTTTCTTTGACTTATCAGACTATTGCCGGTATTAGTTGTGTCAATACGCGGGGACATGCCTGGCTGATCCAACGTGGGGTTTGCCTCCCCCGGCTCTCAAACTGCCAGCCTTATACCCTTTTCTTGCAGAATAAAGGCCTTTTTGCAGTATTTTTTTCGGTAGAAGCGAGATTTAACTGTAATCAGTCACTGGCCAGCCTGGCTGCGATGCCAGCACGTGCCGCCCCTGGAACCGGACACCAAAAATAAGATCACATGTAGACCGTAGTGTCCTTGGCCGCCCGGACTTTCATCACCTCTCCGGCGAGAAAATCAATTTCGTCGTCCGACTTCTGGATGCGTCCGGCGGCTTCCCGCGCCTGTCGCAACTGAGCCTTTTCCGGAATGATCTCGCTCAGCAGGCGGCAGTCGCTGGCAAGCGCGACAAGGGCGGCGGTCCGCCGATCGGGTGGTACGGCGAGAGTAAGCGCCTGCCTGAGGCGTTCCTCGACCTGGCGGCGCGCTTCCTGGTCCATGATCCTGTAGCGCGGCGAGGATATGATGCCCAGGGTCTTGTGTTCTTTTTTATAGACGATCCCCTGTGAAGCCAGCCGGGCCAGGAAACGGCTTCCCTTGCCGGACCAGTCGATGGTCGGGGAGTCTTTGGCGACAGTCACCGGCCCCAGCTTGTCTATCCAGTAGTAGGGACCCTTGACCTTGCTATGAGTCCGGATCCGGACAAGGGCGTCGTCCAGGATCTCATCTCCCGTTGGCGATGGATCGATGACTGTCAGTTTTCCGTGAGGGATATGGAGCACCAGGAACTTTTTGACCGGCCTCTCGACTTTCAGCCTGCCTGCCATGACCAGCTCCATGATAATGGCGGCAGTCAGGGCATAAGTGATCGTCTCTTTGGTCGATGAGGATCGACCGACGGTTCCCTCTTCATCGATGGCCAGCAGAATGAGCTCTTCAGGCAGGGTGAGCATCTCTCTCCTGTTCTTGCCGGCAGAATGACCTGTTCAGCCTTGCGCCGTCTCTTCCAGCAGGTATCTGTGGAGCATGTGCAGCGCCGCTATCACCGCGGCGCGCCTCACGTCTTCGCGGCTACCCGGGAAGTCGAACCTGCGCGTCGACCCGGATGATCCAGCCGCAATGCCTATATATACCAGGCCGACCGGTTTTTCAGGCGTCCCTCCCCCGGGCCCAGCGATACCGGTGATGCCTATTCCATAATCGGCCCCGCATGCTTCCATCACCCCCGCGGCCAGCTGGCCGGCGACGGCTTCCGATACGGCGCCCTCGCTGTCCAGGGTATCCCGACTCACATCGAGGACAGCAGTCTTGACCTCGTTGGCGTAGGCGACGACGCCGCCGAGGAAGAATCCGGAGGCGCCACTGATGCTGGTCAGAGTCTCCCCCAGCATGCCGCCGGTGCATGATTCTGCCACCGCCAGCATCCTGCCACGCCTTAGCAGTTCGGCGCCGACTATCTCTTCTATATTCTCTCCGCTGGAATATACTTCCTTGCCGAAGCGCTCCCTGAGGGAGGCAAAGAGGCCATTGACCCGGCTGGCGGCGTCTGGATGAAACACGGCTTCCAGTACTACTTCCTGGTAGCGGGCACAGATGCTGATATCGATGCCTGAACGGTCTTCCCCGAGAAACGACTCCACCGCCGTCGATACAGCCGGTTCCCCCGGTCCGTAGAAACACAGGGCAAGCCTGCCGGTGGCAGTTGCGGCGCCGATGGCGGCAGCGGTTTCAGAAGCGGTCAGGGCAGCGTCCCACATCTCTTTTAATTCGCGGGGGACACCCGGCAGACAGACGATAGGGATATTACCAGCCATGACTATGAATCCTGGGGCCGTGCCCGCGGGCGCGAGCGGACGAGCCCCGGCAGGCAGCTCCGCCTGCTTGTACTGGTGCGGAGCCAGATCCGCGGGATCCCGCTTCACGGCCTCAGCCACCATCTCTTCGGCTTCCGGGTCGATCGCGATCTCAAGTTCGAGAGTCCGGGCGATCGCCCGGGCGGTGATGTCATCGAGGGTCGGCCCCAGACCGCCAGAAACGATCACGAGCGCTACCTCTCGTTCCAGGGCGTAAGCCAGCCCCTTGCTGATGGCGGCGTCATCGTCGGGAACCGTCAGCGCCAGAGCTACCCTCAGCCCCAGTGCCTCGAGCCTTGAGGCGATAAAGCTCGTGTTGGTGTCGAGTATACGCCCGTCGGTGAGTTCGGTTCCTATTGTGAGTATCGCTGCTCGCATGGACTCCCGATCCTGGTTATCTCAATCAGGTGCTCTTACCCATTCTCTGGCCTTAACAAAATAGTCGATGCCGGAGACTATGGTCAGCACCGCAGCGATGTTGATCAGATACCAGCTCAGGGGCTCGCCAAGGATGAAGCCGAACTCCGGAAGTATCAGGGCAACGACTGCGACGATCTGGCTGAAAGTCTTTGCTTTGCCCAGCGGGCTGGCGGGAATGACCACCCGGTCGGCTGCCGCTACAAGCCTAAGGCCCGAGACCGCGAACTCGCGGGCGATGATTACCATGGCGATCCAGGCTGAGATCCGGTCGAGGGATACCAGCGAGACCAGGGCGGCAGTTATCAGCAGTTTATCGGCGAGGGGATCGAGAAACTGGCCCAGCACGGTCACTGCGTTGCGGGAGCGGGCAAAGTAACCGTCGAGGGTATCGGTAAGCGCTGCGATCACGAATACGGTCACGGCAAGTGCGGCGCTGACGTTAGCCGGGATTACTTCAAGCCCCAGCAGGAAGACCATGAAGACGGGTATCAGAAGGATGCGGAATATTGTCAGGCCGTTAGCCAGATTGACGGGGATTCGCACCGTGCCAGCCCCCTCTGCGCCTATACCTGGGCGGTCATGCCGCTGGCGGTGATCAAATATACTTCGCCAACATTCTCAGTCAGTTTCTGCGGCTGGCCGTTCACGCTCACGGAAAGCCCGTCAGGGCTGCCGACCTTGAGCCAGAGCTTTGCCTGGTTCTCCAGGTCTTTCTGTTCCAGGGTCTTGCTCTCACCGGCAGCCAGGGTGCCACCCCAGACCACATCGCCGTCGGCGCTGGTCTTGTGGATCTCGATCCAGTTATCTGAACTGGTCGCCGCCATGCTGATGCTCTGCAGGACCGCTGGCTGGGTCTGGGTCGGCGTCGTGGCAGTGCGGGTTGCCGCATCTGCCGGCGCGGTCGCTGTGGGGGTCGTCTGGGTTGAAGGCTGGGTCTCCGTCGTGGTCACCAGAGTCGGTTTCTGGCTGCTGGCATTTCCCCAGCCCAGATAGGCCAGCACCGCGATTATGACCACCGCGAGAATGGCCACCAGGATATAGTTGGTCTGATGCTTTCGCCCTGCCTTTGGCGCTGTATCCGCCTTAGGAGAACGGGTTGGCTGGATGACGTGTTCCTTGTGCTCCCCGGTGCCGAAACGTTCGTTGTATTCGTCGATCAGCAGCTGGGCGTCAAGGTCGAGGTACTCGGCATATGTCCTTAGAAATCCCTTTACATATGTACCAGCCGGAAGGATCTCAAAATCCTCGTTCTCCATCGCCTGTATGTACTTGACGCGGATCTTGGTATCGTCCTCAGCCTGCTGAAGGGAGATATCCCTGCGTACC of Actinomycetota bacterium contains these proteins:
- the recA gene encoding recombinase RecA gives rise to the protein MEKDKALEAAVGQIERQFGKGSIMRMGDDCAGVQVGVIPTGSLALDIALGVGGVPRGRVIEIYGPEASGKTTMVYHIIAEAQKRGGICAFIDAEHAMDPAYARQIGVNVDDLLVSQPDYGEQALEIAEMLIRSGALDIVAIDSVAALTPKAEIEGEMGDSHVGLQARLMSQALRKLAGTLNKTGTVALFTNQLREKIGVMFGSPEVTPGGKALKFYASVRLDLRRIETLKEGTQAIGNRVRAKVVKNKMAPPFRQAEFDVMYGEGISREGNILDMGVAHGIVDKSGAYFSYGDERLGQGRNNVKAYLKEHPALGDAILGEVLQAVGIAVPQNIEEMTDEAVKDSAKAEV
- the thpR gene encoding RNA 2',3'-cyclic phosphodiesterase gives rise to the protein MARDYPARPSRRQGRGERYAEGRSLPGRGAGGQRQRPSWRLFVAVEIPADAVLSLVGWQQDHLASDHTLRLTPSDQLHITLAFLGQKDEKERDLAAVQLDELESLRSFEMTAERLIGLPHGRSPRVIAVECTEPSGRLVALHGELAAGLVAKGLYKPEKRGFLPHVTVARARGRSQMDLSEIHPEPVKFTAVRVTLYNSILKASGALHEALKTVQLT
- a CDS encoding type II toxin-antitoxin system PemK/MazF family toxin, with protein sequence MVTDADGDIRRGQVYSASLRDCAGVAGKVSRPVLVIQNDIGNRYGDSVIVACVTADTSGREFPVMVEIPRGSAPGLGAVCLNQLMTIEKYSLGEILGTLSAETMAAVDEALRISLGLPRDG
- a CDS encoding ribbon-helix-helix protein, CopG family, giving the protein MARKKARTSITIPENMLAELDRRAAELGRTRSDMVCEAVAAYFTDEEEKLLAEGYRQMAGGSAGGSSGEGGCWPESWPR
- a CDS encoding PAS domain S-box protein; its protein translation is MDMKADTKGPAAEKSRILIRVVIFIFVVVLMGNLGALVDAVTHPDIEYFDEEHIIVGGITALIAAVLFGAMALYARRLEKTVSKLRRIEIASNESEKKYRDLFEKSKDVIFISTPAGFFTDINPAGVKLFGFNSREEMLHIKTSDLYPREEDRETQRRALEESGFLKDQEIIMRRKDGTEVIVTVTAEVVKDENGGVTAFHGTIHDITEQKHMEQQLLQSQKMDSVGRLAGGIAHDYNNYLTTIQGYIDLAINEHAEDSVLVNNLREARAASESAADLTSQLLLFSRHQPVNMRPVNLNKTVRGVEGMIKRLIGDNVTLVESLSDDLKMVHGDMGTLSQAIVNLALNSGSYIQDGGEITITTCNGVVGPEYMSDHPEARAGEFVTLSVSDSGQGMDSLTLAHVFEPFYAAKGGKTEGLGLSAVYGIIMHHDGWIDVDSIPGMGTTFTIFLPASAIEETAEETFDSGTDDYSSLGERILLVEDDDAVRHITEKMLRESGYEVIGAHDAAEAFARFASEKGDFQLVLSDIVLPGENGLTLVENLKSHKPELAVLLSSGYADTAVDWSVVQSRGYRFLQKPYVMPELLRAVRELLTNTS
- a CDS encoding GPP34 family phosphoprotein, translating into MLTLPEELILLAIDEEGTVGRSSSTKETITYALTAAIIMELVMAGRLKVERPVKKFLVLHIPHGKLTVIDPSPTGDEILDDALVRIRTHSKVKGPYYWIDKLGPVTVAKDSPTIDWSGKGSRFLARLASQGIVYKKEHKTLGIISSPRYRIMDQEARRQVEERLRQALTLAVPPDRRTAALVALASDCRLLSEIIPEKAQLRQAREAAGRIQKSDDEIDFLAGEVMKVRAAKDTTVYM
- a CDS encoding CinA family nicotinamide mononucleotide deamidase-related protein; this translates as MRAAILTIGTELTDGRILDTNTSFIASRLEALGLRVALALTVPDDDAAISKGLAYALEREVALVIVSGGLGPTLDDITARAIARTLELEIAIDPEAEEMVAEAVKRDPADLAPHQYKQAELPAGARPLAPAGTAPGFIVMAGNIPIVCLPGVPRELKEMWDAALTASETAAAIGAATATGRLALCFYGPGEPAVSTAVESFLGEDRSGIDISICARYQEVVLEAVFHPDAASRVNGLFASLRERFGKEVYSSGENIEEIVGAELLRRGRMLAVAESCTGGMLGETLTSISGASGFFLGGVVAYANEVKTAVLDVSRDTLDSEGAVSEAVAGQLAAGVMEACGADYGIGITGIAGPGGGTPEKPVGLVYIGIAAGSSGSTRRFDFPGSREDVRRAAVIAALHMLHRYLLEETAQG
- the pgsA gene encoding CDP-diacylglycerol--glycerol-3-phosphate 3-phosphatidyltransferase, producing the protein MPVNLANGLTIFRILLIPVFMVFLLGLEVIPANVSAALAVTVFVIAALTDTLDGYFARSRNAVTVLGQFLDPLADKLLITAALVSLVSLDRISAWIAMVIIAREFAVSGLRLVAAADRVVIPASPLGKAKTFSQIVAVVALILPEFGFILGEPLSWYLINIAAVLTIVSGIDYFVKAREWVRAPD
- a CDS encoding helix-turn-helix domain-containing protein, with the translated sequence MFEIGTSLRDARVRRDISLQQAEDDTKIRVKYIQAMENEDFEILPAGTYVKGFLRTYAEYLDLDAQLLIDEYNERFGTGEHKEHVIQPTRSPKADTAPKAGRKHQTNYILVAILAVVIIAVLAYLGWGNASSQKPTLVTTTETQPSTQTTPTATAPADAATRTATTPTQTQPAVLQSISMAATSSDNWIEIHKTSADGDVVWGGTLAAGESKTLEQKDLENQAKLWLKVGSPDGLSVSVNGQPQKLTENVGEVYLITASGMTAQV